ATCGAAGAAGTTGTTGGTTCTAGTTTCAACGATAGTATCACTGGAAACACCGCCGATAACCTCTTAATTGGTAGTGCTGGTAATGACACGCTTAATGGCGGTACTGGTAACGATACCGTTGATTATTCGACCAGTCCAGGGGCAGTCACCGTTAATCTGGCTACTGGTACTGCCAGTGAAGATGGATTTGACAATACAGATACACTGATTAGCATTGAAAACATCATTGGTTCTAATTTCAACGATAGCTTAACTGGCAATACCGTTGGGAATTCTCTCAGCGGTGGCGCTGGCAATGATACCCTTCTTGGAGGTGCTGGCAGTGACACCCTGAATGGCGGTGATGGTAGCGATCGCGCTGATTATTCTACTAGTCCAGCAGGTGTTGGGAACGCTGGCGTTGTGGTCGATCTAGTTGCAGGTACAGCTCAAGACGGGTTCGGTAATACCGACACGCTGATTAGTATTGAAGAAGTCGAAGGTTCTAATTATAACGATACCCTGACTGGTAACACAGGCAATAACTACCTCAGTGGCGGCTCTGGTGATGACAGCTTAGATGGAGGTGCTGGCAATGATACTCTCGCAGGTGGTGCGAGTAACGATACTTTGAATGGCGGTGATGGTATTGACCGAGCAGATTATTCTGCCAGTTTGTCAGCAGTGACTGTTGACTTAGTGGCGGGTACTGGCATTGCCAATGATGGCATTGGTGGTAACGATACACTGATTAGCATTGAACAAGTCACAGGTTCGATTTTTAACGATAGTCTCATCGGTGATGCCATCAATAACCTCTTGAACGGGGGTGCTGGCAATGACACCATTGATGGCGCTGCTGGTAATGACACTGTGATTGGCAGCGCTGGCAATGACGTTCTCAACGGCGGTGATGGGATTGATACAGCCGATTATTTATCCAGTACAGCAGGGGTTGTAGTTGATTTATTTGCCGGTACTGCTAGCGATGGACTGGGTAGTACGGATACACTGAGCAACATTGAAAACGTTATTGGTACTACCTTTGTAGATAGGATAATTGGCGAGGCTAGCAATAACCTCTTAGTTGGTAATGGTGGCAATGATGTCCTGATTGGCGGTGCTGGTAATGATGTCCTTGTTGGTGTTGGGACTGGTAGCAGAACTGGTACGCTTACTCTGAGTGGTACACCATTTCCACTCAGAGGAATCCAAGAGGTTGACGTTTTAGCAGGAGGATCTGGAGGCGATAGATTTGTCCTTGGAAGCAATGGCGAATTTTACTATATAGGTAGCGGTACTAGTACTGCTCCAAATAGCGACTTTGCTATTATCGGTCAGGAAAGTGCTACGCCTGGAGTATTTGCCAGAGACTTTGATACCGGAATTGATTTGATTCAAGTGCAGAAAGGCTTAACCTCGAACTTCTTGTATAGAGTCCAGCAAGTAGGTGTAGATACCTTTATTTTCGGGACTAACGCTACTAGCGGAGCAACTTTCCTTGATGTCATGGCGATTGTAGTCGGAACAACCTTTAGCGACGTTGGAGCTAGTTTACGAGATCAGAATGGCTTAAATCTCCAATTAGTTGCCCAAGGTACAGGTATCCAGTATTATCGCTAAAAGTCAATCCCAGCCGACAGGTTTAGACCTGCGGCTGCATAATAACAGCTTGCTGGGACAGGCTTTTAAAAGGAAAGTCCGCGTATCTGTGGGCTCTTTTTAATGGCTGAGGATAGTCTTGTTTTACCCTTGTCTCAAACCACAATGGAGATAAAATCACTCCATGCCATATCCAAAATCAATATTGCTATTGGGATACTGAAAGTAGGGTATTTAAATGCATCTCGATTAACAATATTGACGAAATACAGAAAGTAGTAAAGTGGACAAGTATTTGTCCACCCTACCTATTCGTTTATTAACCTGTCTTTCTCCCTTGTATATCTGCTGCTCTAATATACAAATTATGCGTGTAACAGCTTGCCATCCAGAACTTTTTGATAACAAGCGATCGCCTCTTTTAATTCCCCTTGTTCTTCCAGCACAACGCCCAAGTTATAATCATCATCTACTAAATCAGGCTGAAGAGCGATCGCCTGACGATAATAAGCGATCGCGGTCTGCCAATCGCCCATTCTTCTGCGTTTTTCGCCTAATTGGTAGTTTAATTTTGCATAGTGAGCTTGCTGTTCAGGCGAAAGTTTTCCTTGTACATTGAGAACATTCCCCAAACTGACATCAGCTTCCATAAATTCAGGTTTTAGTTCTAAAGCCTTTTGATAACAGGTTACAGCCTCATCCAATTGGCTTTGTTGTTGTAAGGTATAGCCCAGGTTGTTGTAAATTGTTGCAGAATTTGGATATAGTTTCAGTGCTTGACGATATGCATCTGTAGCTGCGGTGAGTTTTCCTTGTGATTGCTGTAAATTTCCCAAAGCAAACCAAATTTTCACTGAATATGGATTGAATTGTGAGGCTTGATTCAAAAATTTTTCAGATGCCTGAATATTCCCTATTTTTTGGGAAAGCATACCTAATCCATAAAATGCTTCAGGGTGATCTGGGTGAATTTTTAAAACTTGATGATAAGCCTGTTCAGCTTCAAGTAAGCGATTAGCTTGATAATGTTGAACAGCTTGTTGCAAAATTTCGGTGCTTTTGTCAACACCCTTAACCTCAGGTAAAGAACCAAAACCAAAATACAATGGGAAACGCGGCAACTTAATATTTTGAAAATCCTTGTGTTTTTGCCTAAATTCTGGCGACAATAACACTAGTTTGGCATTGTTACTTTTCTTTTCCAAAAAGCGGATGATGCCTTCTGAATATTGACCATAGTTGCTTAGTCCATAGTCTTGTTTTAAAAACCGTGTGTGCCAAAAAATAAAACCTAAATAATAGCGTTCAAGGTCATCATGTCGTAATATATTCAACAGCGGATTTCTAGGATGTTTTACAAAAATGTGCTGAGGTGAAACAGTCCAATATGCAAGGTCTCCATCACCGTTGGCAACTTCTTTTACATTTACGTAATACCGGAGATCGTCAGGTTGTTTCCAAAGATTAATGCCTGAAATAAACAAGGCGGTCTTTTTGAGAGGATGCTCTTTTAAAAAATCATAAATTTTATTTAAATGTTCGGGGATACCAACATGATCTCCATTAATTTCCACACATATTTTATATTTTGTTTGGCTAAGTCCAAAATTACAATAAAAGCAGAAAGAATGAATATTACTGGTATCTAATTCTAATTGCTCTTTTGTATTTGGTGAATATACATGGGGTAAGTAATTAAAAGCTCGGATTTTTGGATAGTACTTTTGTTCATATTCTTCTATAATTTGCGGAGAATTGTCTGTACATCCATTAAAAATAATAATTAATTCATCTAAAGCATTAATCCAAGTTTCAATTACCTGAGCTAGAAATTCACCTTCATTATGGACATACAGCAGACCACTAACACCATCTTGTCGGTTGTGTGACTCAAAGGATGATGGATCGATAGTTGGATGTTCAACTTGAATAACTGTCATGGCTTTTAGGTTTTCAACTCATGAAAATTGATAATTGGTCATGTTAAAAGGGGAAATTATTAGTAATTCTTCCCCTTTTTTCCTGGTTTTTACAGTCGTTACAAATGAATTAATTGTTATTTCAGCTAAATTGAAACCTGCTGTTGATGAATTTTGCCTAAATTAAGTCCCGATTCTCTGTCATGGGTATTGATTTCTAGGACTTTTTGATAATCAGCGATCGCCTCTTCTAAATTGCCTTCATCCAAGTTATAGTTAGTATCTGCCAAATCAGGATGTAAGGCGATCGCCTGACGATAATAAGCAAGCGCCGTTTTTAAATCACCGACTTTTTGGCGGCTCATACCTAGCCTGCGGTTGAGTACAGAGTAATATAGTTGTTGTTCCACAGACAGCTTTTTTTGGGCATACAGCGTGTTACCCAAATTTGCTTCGGCTTCCACACAGTTGGGCTGAATTTCTAAAGCTTTTTGATAGCAAGCTACAGCCTCGTCAAACTTACCTTGTTGTTCTAAAGTGTACCCCAGGTTGTTATAAATCGGGACTGCATCTGGTCGCAAGGCGATCGCGCATTGATAAGCTACCTCTGCTGCTGTTAATTGTCCTTGTGCTTGATGTAAATTGCCCAAACTGAACCATATCTTCACAGAATCAGGCTGGACTTGCGTTGCTGTACTTAAGCATTGTTCCGCAGTTTGGAGTTGTCCCATCTGCTGCGCTAACATCCCCAGTCCGTATAGTGCTTCTGCGTGTTCCGGTTGCTTTTCTAATATCTGCCGATATAGATTTTCCGCCTCAGCGAAGCGATTAGCCCGTTGATGCTGCACCGCTAATTGGAAAATCTCCGCAATTTCTCTTTGCGCAAATCTTCTGGGTTTGTTGACTACCTGAAACAAGAAATCTTCCAACGCTCTCATAAGTTTTACGTCGTCATATAACTTATGCTTGTTCTGGGCAACTTGCTGAGAGATGTGTTGACGATATTCTGCATCTTGACCGAGACGAACAGCTATGTTCACATATTCTTCTTTATTCGTCGCTATTGTCTCTTCTACACCCATCATTTTCAAGATTGCTAGGGTATGTCGTCCCCGCATCGAATCCCCAGGTAATGTGAGGGTGGGAATATTATGAGCGATCGCTTCTAAACTGGAATTACATCCTGACCAACCCATACTATCTAAAAAAACATCCGCCATAGCTGCTGTGCCAGCAAAAGTCGCGGCATTCAGGCGCGGCAAAAAGATGCAATAGTCTTGATAGTGGAGTCCTAATTCAGCAAAAGCACTATTTAATCGCTGACTAAAGACTTCATTGACATACTGACTTTCATGTTTAATAAATACAAACTTGCAATTTTTTAAATTCTGAGCAATTCTCGGAAAAATATCATCATGTTGAGGTAAATATTTGTATAAAGATTGACAGCACCAGAACATAATTTCATTATCTTCAATGCCGATATCTTTTTTAGTTACCGTCTTAGGTTGAATTGCTAAAGGCGTGTAATAAATAGATAAATTTGGTAATCTAACTAATTTCTCAGTGTAATACTCTTGACCATTTTCCGGTTCCATCAAATCACTACTTAAATAGTAGTCAATTGTTGGTAGCCCACTAGTATTAGGATGTCCCCAAGACGTCATTTGAATTGGAGCCAGTTTTAAACAGCCCAACTTCATAGTTATCGGGTCCATGCCAAATTCTGGAAAAATTAGGATGTGTAATTTATCTTGTTGAATTAATTCACACCATTTTTCAAATACCAATGGCCCTTGAGTAAATTTATCAAATGCTTTGGCTGCGATTTTCGTTTCACGATCGTGTTTTGCACCGGTGTGATATCCGAATAACTCAAATTCACTCTTATCTAGGTTTTCCACCCAACCCTTTATTGGGATTTTCCAATTGGAATGATTAGAGAAAAATCCCGAAACAAAACCAATCCGAATTTTTTCATTTACTTTTAATTTAGGAAGCTCAATCGGCTGGCTCCATTGAGGATAACGACTTGACATAATCTGACAAATCATTTCCCCATAGATGCACTGCAAATCTCGATCGTTTAAGCCTTGATATGCTAAATAAAACGGTTGTAAAGAACCAATAGCCGTAGCAGCATTGGCTCGTTTTTTTTGATTATCTGCTTGATATTTAGCCGCTAAATTTTGCAGTGCTTGTTGATAAAGATTTCGCTTAACTTGAATTTCTTCAGAACTTGTATAGATAATTGGAATCTGACTCATCACTAGACCAAATTTGGCATAATCGAAGTCAGGTTTAATTTTTAACGCTTGTTTGTAAGATGCTGCTGCTGCTTCTAATTTATTCAGTTTTTTGAAAGTGTTTGCCAAATTGTAATGAACCTGAGCAAGATATTGGTTGAGTTTTAAAGCTTGTTGATAGGATTCTACTGCTGCTTCAAATCTGCCTAGACTTTTCAGCACATTTCCTAAATTATTATGTATGATAGCCAAATTAGGCTTCAGTTTTAAAGCCTGTTGATAAGACTTTACTGCTTTCGCTAACTGACCCTTTTGCTCCAAAATCGCTCCCAGGTTGTTGTATGCATAAGCATTGTCAGGGTTATATTTAATCGCTTGCAGATAAGACTTTTGAGCAGCATCTACCTGTCCTTGTTGTTGCAGGACATCGCCCAAATTATAATGGGCTTCTGCTAGATCGGGTTGCAGAGCGATCGCTTGTTGGTAGTAAGTTACAGCAGTCTTTAAATCCCCTGCTTTTTTGCAAGCTATACCCAAGCGATGATTCAAAGCAGCATAATACGCTTGTTGCTCTGTTGTCAGCTTCCCTTGGCGGTGGAGAATATTGCCTAAATTGACCTCAGCTTCAGTGTATTTTGGCTGAATCTCTAAAGCTCTTTGATAGCAGGCTACAGCCTCATCCAACTTGCCTTGTTGTTGCAGAGTGTAGCCCAGGTTGTTGTATACTGCTGCTGACTGCGGTTGCAAAGTTGACATATCAAATTTCTTATTTATATAGGTTTTTGATAAATTCCGGAATTTTACGGCGATCGCAATTTTTTTTGATAACTAGCTTGACATTAAAAGTAGTAGTAAGTATAATAATGGTTAAATTGCCGAAAGCTAAAAAAAGCCTTCAGCAATTCACAAATAAGCTTGGCTTTAAAGCCACACCTACTCGCAGGGTTTCACATTCGCTGCGGGTATGTTTTTATTAGTAGGTTCCAGAAACGGAGAAAGCGTTAGCAACAGAGCTGTTGTCATCGGTGTAGGTGAAACCGAAGGCTTCAGCGATGGTGTTGTTACCGTAAGCTGTAGCACTAGCTTCTGCTGTAGCTAGGTTGCCTGTGATATCGACGGTCACGGTTACATCTTTGTCGATGTTCAGATCTTCATCAATGTTAACGTCGATGTTAACGTCCTTTTCAACCTCGAAATCGCCACCGTAGGAAGGTTCGCCCCAACCAAAACCACCAACAACAGTTGCTTCAATAGCTTCCATGTAAGACAGATCGGAAATAATCATTGAATTTCTCCTTGGTTTTTCTCGGCAATTCTGTTTGAATTTATAAGCAATCTTGGCTTTAAAGCCACACCTACTCGCAGGGTTTCACATTCACTGCGGGTATGTTTTTATTAGTAGGTTCCAGAAACGGAGAAAGCGTTAGCAACAGAGCTGTAGTCATCGGTGTAGGTGAAACCGAAGGCTTCAGCTACAGTGTTGTTGCCGTAAGCTGTAGCACTAGCTTCTGCTGTAGCTAGGTTGCCTGTGATATCGAGGGTCACGGTTACATCTTTGTCGATGTTCAGATCTTCATCAATGTTAACGTCGATGTCAACGTCCTTTTCAACCTCGAAATCGCCACCGTAGGAAGGTTCGCCCCAACCAAAACCACCAACAACAGTTGCTTCAATAGCTTCCATGTAAGACAGATCGGAAATAATCATTGAATTTCTCCTTGGTTTTTCTCAGCAACTCTGTTTGAGTTGTTGATATTAATATAGGCAATCAAATTTTGCTTGTATCGCCAAATTGGCTGAGTATCTAATGTTTCCAGCCATTTTGGCTAAGATTTTGTTTTCTCCAAAATCTAGGTTTTGGGGGGCATTACCAGTCAAAACCTAGATATGGCGCAATAGCGTTGAGTTCGCGTCAAAACCTTCAAATGTATAGCTTACAGAAGTATCACTATGATGCTAGGGTAGCGGCAACAACATAGAAGCATTGGTACTTCGATTTTGGGGGTTTTCCCTAATGCTTCTAAGACTCTTTTATTACTCTAAAAAAGTAAACATCTTTGTAGCTTGTGTTGAGGCTGTGCAAAACTCAAAATTTTTCGTGCTTTGCTGAAGTATAGCCGTAGCCATTTTCGTTAGGACGTTAAAATGTCCTAGATGCAATGGCAACTCTTATAGTCTACGTCCTAAACTTGATGGCTATAGCTATATCACACGGTAAACCCCAAGCTATGATTATTCTTCACTGACCTGTATGGAAACAGAATGGCAATACCTATTGATCTAACGCATCAATTTTGCTGAAACGCAAGATTCCCAACTTTTCTAAAAAGTTGGGAATCTGAATTCCTCGCAAATCCTCAAAGTATTTTTACTACTCTTAGCCGATCACAAAATTTACCAACTTCCCAGGCACCACAATCACCTTTTTAATTTCTTTACCCTCAATATAACGCTGGGCAACTTCTGATTCTCTGGCATATTTTTCTAAGGCAGCTTTATCAGCTTGCGATGGCACTTGAATTGCACCGCGAGTTTTGCCCATAATCTGAATTACTAAAGTAATTTCATCAGCTACCAAGGCAGCAGGATCAAACGACGGCCAAGTTTGAGTGTGGACAGAATCGCTATTACCCAATAAATGCCACAATTCATCAGCAATGTGTGGTGCAAAGGGGGCTAGTAAGACTACTAAAGTCCGAATCCCTTCAGCATAAATTGGTGAATCCTTGCAGCTAGCATCAGTCAAGGCGTTACTCAACTTCATCAATTCCGAAATAGCTGTGTTGAATTGATATTCGTCTTCCACATCTTCTGTAACTGCTTGGATAGCAGTATGAATTGCCCGTCGCAATTCTTTTTCTGGTTTACTCAAGTTTGAGATATCGGCTTGCTTTTGGAATACCCCAGCAGCAATATAATCTGTTACCAAGCGCCAAACCCGGTTTAAAAAGCGGAATTGTCCTTCGACATCAGCTTCATCCCATTCCAGGTCTTTTTCTGGTGGCGCTTTGAATAAGATGAACATCCGCGCTGTGTCTATACCGTATTTGCTAATTACGTCTTCTGGTGCGACACCATTACCTTTAGATTTGGACATGGTGGCATACAAACGTTGCAACGGTTCGCCTGTTTGGGGATCGCGGGGGTTAGCTGGGTCTACTAAATGGGAAGGAATCCATTTATCTTTACCACCCTTGTTGGGATTCATGTAAGTTAAACCCTGCACCATACCTTGAGTCAACAGACGTTGAAAAGGTTCGTCAAAGTTCAACAAGCCTCTATCTCGCAGCACCTTAGTAAAGAATCGCGAATATAACAAATGCAAAATCGCGTGTTCAATACCACCCACATACTGATCGACTGGCATCCAGTCATTGGTTTGATGAGAATCGAACACCTGCTGTTCGTTCTTGGCATCAGTAAACCGCAAGAAATACCACGAGGAATCGATAAAGGTATCCATCGTGTCAGTTTCCCGCTTCGCTGGCGTACCGCAAGTTGGACAGGGCACATTTACCCAGCTTTCTAACTGAGTTAAAGGCGAACCACCGCGTCCGGTAAATTGGACTTCTTCTGGTAACTCTACGGGTAAATCCTTGTCTGGAACTGGCACTATCCCACAGTTAGGGCAGTGAATCACGGGTATGGGCGCACCCCAATACCGTTGCCGTGAAATCAACCAATCTCGTAATCGATATTGCACCCGCGCTTTGCCAAAACCTTGTTGTTCGGCATATTCTACTATTGCTTGTTTGGCCTCTGTGGATGCCATGCCACTAAAAGGGCCAGAATTAATTAAAATTCCTGGTTCTGTATATGCCTCGTTGTATTCAACCTGAATGATGTTCGAGACTTCACCATCTTCATCAGGTATTGTTGCACTTAAATCTTTATCTGCGACTGCCTCTGGTTCGACAATCACAAACTCAATCGGCAGATTATATTTATTGGCAAACTTGAAATCTCGCGCATCATGAGCAGGCACACCCATCACTGCCCCAGTACCATATTCATACAGTACATAGTCAGCGATCCAAATGGGTAGTTCTTCACCAGTAAACGGGTTAATTGCCTTACCGCCTGTGGGAATACCTCGCTTCGGTTTGTCTTCCGCAGTCCGTTCTAACTCACTTTGATTGGCAACTTCTTGAACAAAAGCTTCTACAGATGCTTGCTGTTCTTTTTTTGTAACCCGCTTTGTTAAGGGATGTTCTGGCGCTAATACTAAGTAGCTAACGCCATAAACCGTATCTGGGCGTGTAGTGTAGACGCTGATTTTTTCGTCCAAGCCAACAATAGGAAATTCCAGGTACGCACCCGTTGATTTGCCAATCCAGTTGGCCTGCATCAACTTGACACGTTCTGGCCAACCTGTCAATTTATCTAGGTCATTGAGTAATTCTTCGGCGTAATCAGTAATCTTGAAAAACCATTGTCGTAAGAGTTTACGTTCAACTTTTGCTCCACTACGCCAGGAACGTCCTTCGTTATCAACTTGCTCGTTTGCCAATACGGTTTGATCGATGGGATCCCAGTTAACTGCGGCTTCTTTTTGGTAAGCTAAACCTGCTTGCAAAAATTGCAAGAAAATCCATTGTGTCCATTTGTAATAGTCTGGCGAGCATGTAGCTAATTCGCTATTCCAATCAATAGATAAGCCAAGACGCTGCAATTGCTGCCGCATCTGGGCAATATTTTGATAAGTCCACTTGGCTGGCGGTACACCACGGTCAATGGCGGCGTTCTCTGCTGGTAAGCCAAAAGCATCCCAACCCATTGGGTGCAATACCCGATAACCTTGCATTCGCTTGAGACGAGCGATCACATCAGTAATTGTATAATTACGAACGTGACCCATGTGTAGGCTGCCCGATGGGTAAGGGAACATGGATAAAGCGTAGAATTTTGGCTTGTTGCTATCTGTCAGTGTTTTATCTAAGCCAAGTTCTGCCCATGTTTTTTGCCATTTTTCCTCAATCGCTGCTGGGTTATAACGGGAAGAATCCACCAAAAATGCTCCTACTGCAATCTCGTCTGTGTCTGCCTCCATATTGTAGATGGTAGGCAAACAAATTCAGTTGGTTAAATTGAACTATGACCGAATTAAAAATAAAATTTTCTGATAGAGTGCGTATTTTTGTCTACGGCACCCTCAAACCAGGCGAAGTTAATTATAAAAGATATTGTGCTAGTAAAGTTCTAGATAGCAAAAGAGCTATAGCTACGGGTAAACTGTTTGCCCTGCCAATGGGTTATCCAGCCATGACACTGGAGAATAGCCAAGTCCAAGGATATTTACTCTCATTTGCCGATGTAGAAATTTTAAGTCAGCTGGATGATCTGGAAGATTACCAGCCCGATCGACATCCATCAGAAAATCTCTATAATCGTCAGCAAATAGAGATTCGCAATTTGCAAGGGCTATCCTTGGGTTTTGCTTGGGTTTACTTTATGTCGCCTGAAAGAGTCAGCCAGCTGAGAGGTATCCCTCAAGCTGATGGCTGGTGGAGTGGCTGCGGTTTAAAAGCCAGCGAAGTGTGGGATTTATGAACAATTTAGTTAAAATTCTGTTCAATCTCTCCCTGTTTAGGCTGTTGATGATGCCTTGGTTTTGTGGGAGATACCACTGCTGCTTTAGGAATTTCGATCACTGGATTATTTAAGGCAACCATCAGCGGTGATGCAGGAACAGCAGCAGGTTCTGGCATGGTTTGTGTTGGTTCGATTCTGTTTTGCGCCAATTGCAACGTCCTGGTATCGCCACCAGGGATAATCCCGGCTAACGAGCCAATGACGCAAGCAGCAACTGCTGCACCTCCAAATGCCCAAGCTAACTGGGTACGGAGATGTAAACGTGCCATAACCTGCTGGACTGTTTTTTCTAGAGGCTGTTCGGTGGCTGGCACTGGCATAGTTTGCAAGCCTTGCCGTAGCTTTAACAATCGAGCATACAAGCACTTAACGGAGGCATCGTTTGCCAGCCATTCT
The genomic region above belongs to Calothrix sp. NIES-2098 and contains:
- a CDS encoding family 2 glycosyl transferase, whose protein sequence is MTVIQVEHPTIDPSSFESHNRQDGVSGLLYVHNEGEFLAQVIETWINALDELIIIFNGCTDNSPQIIEEYEQKYYPKIRAFNYLPHVYSPNTKEQLELDTSNIHSFCFYCNFGLSQTKYKICVEINGDHVGIPEHLNKIYDFLKEHPLKKTALFISGINLWKQPDDLRYYVNVKEVANGDGDLAYWTVSPQHIFVKHPRNPLLNILRHDDLERYYLGFIFWHTRFLKQDYGLSNYGQYSEGIIRFLEKKSNNAKLVLLSPEFRQKHKDFQNIKLPRFPLYFGFGSLPEVKGVDKSTEILQQAVQHYQANRLLEAEQAYHQVLKIHPDHPEAFYGLGMLSQKIGNIQASEKFLNQASQFNPYSVKIWFALGNLQQSQGKLTAATDAYRQALKLYPNSATIYNNLGYTLQQQSQLDEAVTCYQKALELKPEFMEADVSLGNVLNVQGKLSPEQQAHYAKLNYQLGEKRRRMGDWQTAIAYYRQAIALQPDLVDDDYNLGVVLEEQGELKEAIACYQKVLDGKLLHA
- a CDS encoding family 2 glycosyl transferase, with the translated sequence MSTLQPQSAAVYNNLGYTLQQQGKLDEAVACYQRALEIQPKYTEAEVNLGNILHRQGKLTTEQQAYYAALNHRLGIACKKAGDLKTAVTYYQQAIALQPDLAEAHYNLGDVLQQQGQVDAAQKSYLQAIKYNPDNAYAYNNLGAILEQKGQLAKAVKSYQQALKLKPNLAIIHNNLGNVLKSLGRFEAAVESYQQALKLNQYLAQVHYNLANTFKKLNKLEAAAASYKQALKIKPDFDYAKFGLVMSQIPIIYTSSEEIQVKRNLYQQALQNLAAKYQADNQKKRANAATAIGSLQPFYLAYQGLNDRDLQCIYGEMICQIMSSRYPQWSQPIELPKLKVNEKIRIGFVSGFFSNHSNWKIPIKGWVENLDKSEFELFGYHTGAKHDRETKIAAKAFDKFTQGPLVFEKWCELIQQDKLHILIFPEFGMDPITMKLGCLKLAPIQMTSWGHPNTSGLPTIDYYLSSDLMEPENGQEYYTEKLVRLPNLSIYYTPLAIQPKTVTKKDIGIEDNEIMFWCCQSLYKYLPQHDDIFPRIAQNLKNCKFVFIKHESQYVNEVFSQRLNSAFAELGLHYQDYCIFLPRLNAATFAGTAAMADVFLDSMGWSGCNSSLEAIAHNIPTLTLPGDSMRGRHTLAILKMMGVEETIATNKEEYVNIAVRLGQDAEYRQHISQQVAQNKHKLYDDVKLMRALEDFLFQVVNKPRRFAQREIAEIFQLAVQHQRANRFAEAENLYRQILEKQPEHAEALYGLGMLAQQMGQLQTAEQCLSTATQVQPDSVKIWFSLGNLHQAQGQLTAAEVAYQCAIALRPDAVPIYNNLGYTLEQQGKFDEAVACYQKALEIQPNCVEAEANLGNTLYAQKKLSVEQQLYYSVLNRRLGMSRQKVGDLKTALAYYRQAIALHPDLADTNYNLDEGNLEEAIADYQKVLEINTHDRESGLNLGKIHQQQVSI
- a CDS encoding leucyl-tRNA synthetase produces the protein MEADTDEIAVGAFLVDSSRYNPAAIEEKWQKTWAELGLDKTLTDSNKPKFYALSMFPYPSGSLHMGHVRNYTITDVIARLKRMQGYRVLHPMGWDAFGLPAENAAIDRGVPPAKWTYQNIAQMRQQLQRLGLSIDWNSELATCSPDYYKWTQWIFLQFLQAGLAYQKEAAVNWDPIDQTVLANEQVDNEGRSWRSGAKVERKLLRQWFFKITDYAEELLNDLDKLTGWPERVKLMQANWIGKSTGAYLEFPIVGLDEKISVYTTRPDTVYGVSYLVLAPEHPLTKRVTKKEQQASVEAFVQEVANQSELERTAEDKPKRGIPTGGKAINPFTGEELPIWIADYVLYEYGTGAVMGVPAHDARDFKFANKYNLPIEFVIVEPEAVADKDLSATIPDEDGEVSNIIQVEYNEAYTEPGILINSGPFSGMASTEAKQAIVEYAEQQGFGKARVQYRLRDWLISRQRYWGAPIPVIHCPNCGIVPVPDKDLPVELPEEVQFTGRGGSPLTQLESWVNVPCPTCGTPAKRETDTMDTFIDSSWYFLRFTDAKNEQQVFDSHQTNDWMPVDQYVGGIEHAILHLLYSRFFTKVLRDRGLLNFDEPFQRLLTQGMVQGLTYMNPNKGGKDKWIPSHLVDPANPRDPQTGEPLQRLYATMSKSKGNGVAPEDVISKYGIDTARMFILFKAPPEKDLEWDEADVEGQFRFLNRVWRLVTDYIAAGVFQKQADISNLSKPEKELRRAIHTAIQAVTEDVEDEYQFNTAISELMKLSNALTDASCKDSPIYAEGIRTLVVLLAPFAPHIADELWHLLGNSDSVHTQTWPSFDPAALVADEITLVIQIMGKTRGAIQVPSQADKAALEKYARESEVAQRYIEGKEIKKVIVVPGKLVNFVIG
- a CDS encoding putative transmembrane anti-sigma factor → MTTDSQFYDRSHSQIPQDLADGMDKHTNESTGAMDDMVKRDRFELLSAYLDGEVTAAERRQVEEWLANDASVKCLYARLLKLRQGLQTMPVPATEQPLEKTVQQVMARLHLRTQLAWAFGGAAVAACVIGSLAGIIPGGDTRTLQLAQNRIEPTQTMPEPAAVPASPLMVALNNPVIEIPKAAVVSPTKPRHHQQPKQGEIEQNFN